Part of the Ammospiza nelsoni isolate bAmmNel1 chromosome 6, bAmmNel1.pri, whole genome shotgun sequence genome is shown below.
TATGGCAAAAATGCCTGGTAGATGTGCTCTGAAAGGTTGCTTTGATGTAGAAGATTAACCTGGGGACCTCATTGTCGGGATATTACTGAGGCAAATCGCTTAGTGAGATTATTTGTGACTTGGGAATTAAGTTTTTATGTGTGCCTGCTTAAGCTGTTTTTTAAGAATTTGCTGGTTTGTCACATGGTGTCATGAATATTTGTGTACACCAAACCAGAGGAGGGAAAGCAAACCCCTGAAACCACAAACAATGccaagaagggggaaaaaaaaggcagaatgcAGCTTTGTCATAGCAACTTCTCCTTTGTTTTCGGTCTCTCATaggcaattaaaataattgcaacTAAAGCAAGTAATACATGGAAACTTGCACATTCCACCCCTAAAAATCCAGCCTGGAGAATTTGCAGAAAAATTGATGATAGAACAGCTGGGAAGGCATGAGAATGTTTTCTCACATTCTGTGTCTGcctgatttttttattccttttctctttggatttttttttaaagggtcATTTCATGCATATGGTACCTGGGGTTGGCTGCTGGTCCAGCCCTTAAGGAGACATCAGTACCAGTGAGAAGTCACTGGAGTGTTGACCCCTTAAAACCTGCTGTGATTCCCTGAATATTTAGGTGTGGAttctttttaaacacagaatagTGGTCTCATTGAACTTATGTTCTTGACAGAAGTGGATGACTGTAAGAACACACCTAcatcttgctttaaaaaatggttGTAGTTTGTGAATCCCTAAAATTATTGCAAATAtctctttaaaatttaaatgctgctgtgctcttcttgACTCTGGATTGATGGAGTCTTTACTGCAATTACAGAATAGAATTTTCTGTTGTGTTATAGAAAGGAAAAgtatgtttttcctttttttaggGCATATTTTAGAAGTGAATTTGTGAGAGAATCCAAGagaattttgtttaattttggttttgctgggtAAAGTTTGCATTTGTGTGCATTGCTGAAATAGTTTGGGTTTCTAGGAGGGTTCAGTAGTGCCAGAGAGGAGTTGCCTCTGAAGGGAAGATTTTTATCAGCTGCACTAAAACGTCTGTGGTTTTACAGGAGGCTCAGAGAACACTGAGGTGCTTAATTGCAGTGAGTTCCACAGGTGACATTGCCTGTTCAGGTGGTCCCTGACACCCTGGCAGGTGTTTCTGTGCGTCACTGGGCACCTAAATACTTGTGAAATTACCTCACCAGGCCATTtcaggctgcagtgctgtgtcatTTTAGTCTtgctctctgcctgccctgtgcccgtCCCTCGGCACAGCAGTTCACTGAAGAAGTCTCCTGGAGCTGTAGTGATGCAGCTGCTCGTGGGCTGTGCTTCCTCGAACAGAACTGACTCCTCCTCAGGTACAGGGGGTGACTTCATTTTGTTTCCACTTGTGGAGAACATCATGttactttataaaaataataaagcaaattTAGCTGAGTGATTTTCCCAGATAGACTGTTTAATCTGTTAAGGGGATTATCCGGTGTAGGGCTTACAGACACGAGAGACTGAACTCCTTCAATCAGGGAGCCCTTTCCTGTCCTGTGCTCCTGTGAATGAAGTTGTGTGGGGAGGACATGGGGATGATTGAATTTTATCTCCGTGCATCACCTCTGCACAAGATGCTTCCTCATAGGAGTTTTTAAAGGTAACCCTGTTGAAGAATGTTGTAATTAGAGCTCTCCTTGGCTTTTATTTGCTGCAGGTTGCTGGGGGGATGTCGGCAGTGGAGAaggtggagcagcagctggcggGGCTGCGCATCGCCCGGCGCTGCGTGCCCAGCGAGGAACCCGCCTACCTGCTGGACATCCACacctccagagctgcccagcccgGGGCCAGCCCCCTGGTGGCCGTGTCCTGCTCCAATGAGTCCCTCAGGGTGTACGACGGGGCCACGCTGCGCCTCCTGCGCGAGTACGGCGCCCGCGGCGGGGTCCTGGCCGGGGTCAGGTTTGCACACACCTCTGCCAGCCTGGTGTTctcagcctgcagccagggcacgGTGAAGTGCTGGGACGTTCGCTCAGCCACGCAGAAACCAGTGCAGGTGTTCAGTGGTTATCCCTCCAACGCCTTCATCAGCTTCGACGTCAGCTGCAGCGACCTCATCGTGTGTGCCGGAACGGAGAAGGTTGAAAAGGACACGTTTCTGGTGTTTTGGGATGCAAGAGGCATTACAGactgtgccagtgccaccaaAGAGCCCTTGGGAGTCTATTCTGAAAGTCACAATGATGACATCaccaaaatctgttttcatCCTGTGGAACCCAATTTGGTTGTGTCTGGCTCGACCGATGGCTTGGTGAATGTGTTTGACATCAACAAGGACAATGAAGATGATGCTTTGATATCCACTTGCAATTCAGATTCCTCAGTGAGTTCtcttggctgggctggggaggattACAAGCAGGTCTATTGCATGACACACGATGAGGGGTTCTGCTGGTGGGACACGGCTCAGCTGGACACCGAGGAGCCAATAACCCTGCTGCACGTCCTGGATGCCAGAGAGTCAGTGAGCACTGAAAACCAGGGCCTGCATTACCTGGTGGGAGGCTTCTACCACGAGAAGGCAGGGAAACTCTTCCTGCTCGGGGGAACCTCCACAGGAGACATCcacctgctcagctgcagcaccgAGGGCCTGAGCCTGGTGGGGACCCTGCGTGGGGGACACTCGGCCACCGTgcgctcctgctgctggagccccacGGAGGAGTCTCTGCTGACGGGTGGAGAGGATGCTCAGCTGTTGCTATGGAAACCCGGGGCTGTGGAAAGGTCCCTCACAAAGAAAGCATCTCTGAAGATCTCTTCTTCCGTGCAGAAGAGAGTGAGAGTTCACAACACCTCCctcaaaagcaggaaaaagtgAATTGCCTGAAGTGAGAATCTCTGCTGTGTAGAGCTTTCCTGGTGTTTAATCTCTCCAGGCAATACTTGGCTGTGTTTTATTTGGaggttttctgtggaaaaaaacagTGGTGCTTAAATTCCCCCTGGGAATGTATTTCAGTCATCAGAAgaatgccttttatttttttttaagttcctAATATTAATCAGACAAGAGTAAATGTTTGCTCCTGAGTTCTTGAGCAACAGATGCTAAATCATATTATATAAAACTGTTTCTGTGGTTATTTAATGTTTCAGACAATGTTTTAAATGTGTAATACAGGCCTATGGCTTGCAAAGTTTGTTATCTTCCCAATGATATTCCCCTGGCACATTTTAACAGCTTTTGTATTCCATGCTGTATCCTGCTTTCTTCACAGAAAACTTAATGAAATTGCTCAATTTAGTAAAAGATTTTATGTCACATCTTAATGCCTGAAGGAATTACTTCTtgatgaaacagaaaataagtaGTTTTGCACTGTCACATCACTGGTTTAGAACAAGCTCATAAAGAAGCAGCTGATAGAGCCATCTTTTTCATAGCAGATATGAATGTATTCAACCAACAGCAGCTAATTTGTATGAGAACTGTTCAACTGGCATTATTTCCTGCATGAAAATACCCAAGAATTTTGCAAGCAGCTTCATTCTCTCCTCCTAAGTGCACCTGGAAGAGTGGGGAGATCTTTGGTGGGTTGGAGAAATTGATGGCTGTAATTACACCAGTGGTGCTTAAAATCCCAAACACTGGTTTGAAAGAAACTGGTATCACATGCTGAGTGGGGATGCTGAAACCCAAAAATGAGCGCTGCCTTCAGAGTGGAGGAACAGACTGATGTGAGGAGACTTCACCAAAACCTTTCAGAGGTTGGCTGGGTCCTTTAAGAAAAGTttctctctgcagagagctTTTTGCTTGGACATCTCCCTAGGAGAGCTTTGTTTTATTATTCCTCCAAATCACTGAGTGGTGCAAAACCAGCCCTGTGCTTGTAAAATGGGTGAGACTTCATGTTTATTCTGCTTTGCTGGCAGActccagcctgtgctcctggctctgcacacactcacctccagccctcccaggaGCAGGCAAATGGTGTTGGTGTTGAGGCTGTAGTTACACATGTGCACTACAACTGAAAGCAGCACCAGAGTGTTTCAGAATTGCTCTCTTATAGATTAGCTGGCAAAGGATTTAAGAggggttgggtttgtttttttttttttttgccctgagAGTAGATGGGCAATTCTTTCAGAACAACTCCAGAACATGAGGTTTAGAAGGTTATCCTGGAGTTTAGAAACAGTTTCTGAGGTACAGAAGATACTCCAGTGTGTGGTTACAGCTGTGCTGAAGACGCCTGAATCATCTCTGGAACTGAATCCGTTTCAACCACAAGTATTGAGTTTCCACATGATTTTTCACAAACTGTTAATACCCTTTAGCCACAACTGTGATTCcattgttggtttgggtttggctgTTGGTGATAAGTAAGATGATTCACTTGGTTTGTTACTGCTGGTTATTTAAAAGTGCAGCTTCAATTTGAAAATCACAGCTCTCTACACCTTTTTTgtcatttgttttaaattcatGTTGTCCCCAACATCCTTATCTGTTGCTTTCCAGATTACATTGTGCTATTTTGAGATGAGGTGGGCACTGAGTGCCAGGGCTATGATGCACCTGGATCATGTGCCCTCTCAAGATCTATTATCCCAGATTTTTTGCCTGTTGTGTAAGTGAGTGGACCAAGAGTTTCAGACTCTGAATTCTCAGTAAAGCCCTCATGGGCCTGACTTGGTTCAGTGCCAAATTGAGGGTGGGGAACTGAAGGATGATTCTGAGACTTATTGCAGGTACAGTGTATAACTTGCTTTTTAGATGTTTATCCACTCTCTCCCTGGTATTTGACACATTCATTGGAGTGAAGTCGTCGGGTCTGTCTCATGCTTGATTTCTTGAAGACAGGTTTGTGTGCACAAAGAGAAATGCACAGAGAGGGAGCTTGTGCTTGTCCCACTTGCTTTCAAGTGTCTGCTGAGTGAAATTCCagtgtgctgtgccagctgcctctgaattaaagcagcagaggtgggagTCTGGGACTGAAGAGTTTGCAGTATGCAACCTGTGCCTGTTGTCTTGTTCCTGGATGAGGTGGACATTGATTTGTTCTGTATCAGTCACAGCTGAAGCCATTATTTTCTCTGGGAAGCTGATTTCTCCCTTTTACGTGCATAACAGAAATaacagcagaagggaaaaaatgtgtgTCTGTATCTTAAAATTCTGCAAAGGCACAACAGCTGTCACGAGACTGAGGCTTGTGTTGCCTCTGAAAATACTCAGTTTTGTtgttcctctttttcttttgtgttgaCTTCATTTCAGGTTAATACTCACAAAATAAACATAGATGGAAACCACATGTGAACAAGTTATTAGCACTGCTTGCTTCTGTAGGCTGCAGACAGTATTTCACAGACCACAGAGCACAGGCAGAATCCATGTGTGATCACATAAATAATAATAGACTCAAAATCAGGTTAACTTGTCCAATAGTATTTAATCTCTTAGGGCAATTTTGGCATCTCCAAGTTGGCTTCAGCATTggtcatggaatcatagaatggtttggtttggaagggacctttaaaggctATTTAGTCCAAACCCCTGCAAGGAGAAGGGACATCTTCAATTcaaccaggttgctcagagtcccatccaacctggccttgaatgtttccagagatggggcatccaaACTGTGCCAGTGTTTTACCACCCTCATTATAAAAAATGTCTTCCTTATGTATAACCAGAATCTACCCTCTCATTTCAAAACTTTTCTCTCTTGTCGCATCCCAGGGTCTGCTTTGTCCCCATCTTTTCCATAGGCCCCCTTCAGGTATTGAAGGACTGCAGTAAGGTCTGtcagagccttctccaggctgcctctgttcacagcagaggtgctccagccctctgagcatctcCTTTGAGCCATCTCTCCTGTGCTGGtcccagagctggtgcagcactgctggtgccTCTCAGCAGAGGGACATAGGGACAGAAtgccctccctggccctgctgcccacactgctggggctgcagcccagggtgggattggctttctgagctgcaggcacacattgccagcctctccagcaggagcactgggtccttcttggcagggctgctctgatcCCTTCATCCTGAGCCTGGATTGATACCGAgggctgccctgacccaggtgcagcaccagcactcGGTCTTGTTCAGCCTCATGAGATTCCTGTGGTCCTGCTTGAGCTTGTGCAGGTTCCTCTGGATGGCATCTCATCCCTCAGGAGTGTCAGCAGCCCCTCTGGCCTTGGTGTCACCTGCTGATTTGCTGAGGCTGCACTGGGTCCCACTCTCTGTGCTAATAATTAAACAGTGCTGGTCCCAGTTCAGACCCCTGGCCTCTGGCtggacatggagctgttggcCATTACCCTCTGGATGGGACCATCCAACCAATTCCTCACCCACCCAACAGCCCAACATCAAACCCATCCCTCTCCATTCAGAAGGGTGCAGGAGGGGACTGTGCCAAAGGCCTTGCAGGAGTCCAGCTGTGACCTTTATAGGCCTTACGTCACTGAAGTTCTGTGCAAGTGGCTTTAGGAAATCATCACTGTGTGAATGCTTCAACCCCAGGGGAAGCTCTCATTCCGGAAGCAGGATCAGGTTTGTTCCAgtaaatgaaaagcagaaatccaGATAGACTTCTTAAATGCAAAAAACAGTGGCCATTTTTATTCAGAGTTTATAGTAAACCTGCTCTATGATATATCTGAGCAGCAGATTATCCTGCTATAAACACATGAAAATTAACTTACTTGCATTTGGCATGTCCTGAAATGTACTCTTAGTTTCTTTCTCTTGTCTCTGTAATTAAAGTGCAGTACTTGCATGCTCATCTTTGTTCTTCAAGTAAAAGATGTTCAGGATGACATCCCACAGTCTGTGGATAACTTCATCAATTACTTGAGTGTAGGATTTTACCCACACTCTGGAGTTGAGGTGGAAATTATTTGACAAATCTAAAGTTGTGAATTCATTTCTGGGTGGAATTTATTTAGCTAATTCCCAGCCATAATCTATTCTGTGGTCAGATTGTATATGGCACATGTCCTGTGTATTCAAACTGCATATCTACATTCAAATATCCCTCAGCAGAGAAGCTGatacagtaaaatattttaaagacatGAGTGCAAGCTTTACCCTGTTCCAAATGACAGCTTTCTCTTGGctcctgctgtggctctgtgggTCAGAGTGTTGTGTGAAGCAGGGAATGCTGATTCAGCCCCTGCacactcctggagctgcatCTTGTGTTTTTCAGGATTCTGGActggttggggttggaagggacctctggagatcacctGGTCCAACCCCCTGCTCTTGCAGGTTCACTAGAGCAGGTTGCACAGGATTGTGTTCAGGCAAAGTTTGAGTATCTCCaagagactccacagcctctctgggcagccattctgtgctctgccaccctcacaATAAACAAGTTTTTCCTCATATTTAgatggaacttcctgtgcatcagtttctacCCATTGCCCCTGGTCCCATCCCCTTGGCACTCACCcttaaatatttgtgttttggggAGAGGCTCCCTTCTGTCAGGAGGATGGATGCAGTTAATTGTATTGTCAGTCCATCAGCAAAGCTTTTGTACTCCTGAAAGAACTGACATACTTGCCCATCTCCTAAAGATCATCTGCCATGGttaatttggaattttttctcttcacctcTTCAAAATGGTCTACTGTTTTTTGGCTTCTTGGTCTCTTTTTGGACAGGGTAGTGGGGAGTTGTGTTGGCTGCTTTTCTGAAGAGATGAGTCCTGTTCCTTTCCTCTGGGACTCTCCTGCCCTGTGAAGGATCTGCTGGACTCTGCACTTCCAACCACACTAAATGGGGAGTGGGAaacagagggagagaagaaaaaaggaggtTGGCCCCAGCTGAGCCTCTGACAGGGCATCTCTCCAGGGAAGCTCCTTCATAAGGAGCTGGACCCTCTTACCTTTTGAAACACATGGAAGAGCTTATTCTTGAGCTTGATGGAAGCAGGATAGGACCTCAAATAAATTATGCAAGACATAAACACCCTTTAAGCATAAAAGCCAGTTCCTGTTTGTCTGTGAGATTGTCTGTGTGATTTGGCAGTGAAGCGTGTGAGAGGCAGGAGGTGATCACTCACCAGGGCTGGCTGTTCTTTActtccaggagctgtgagccACTGGTTGAGCCACTcttgctctccctgctctgcaggaaccAATGGATTTGGGGATTCCAAGTGCCACGAGAAAACAGGAGGGCGGGAGTTGCTGTGGGGATGACAGCTGAAGGCAACAATTCAGTCTGAACTTGCTGCAGTTGGTGATTGTACAGCTCCCTGCTTCCTTAGCAGAGTTATTTGCTGATAACCTGTCAACAAGTTCTGAGGATATTTGagaactttttgttttctgttttctttttctgcaccAGTTGTGACCTGGCACAGGGGAGAGGTGttacctgcagtgctgccactgCAGGCCTGGCCTCAGCTTCCTGACAGGCTcttctgtcctgctgggctttCTACACGTGTGTTTCTtccagccttcctcctcctgcctttggATACTTTGAAATCGGTATTTTGAAAGTTATCTTCTTTTCTGGAAATAGAATGTCAGAAAATACTATTCTGTATACTTTTCCTGCAATCTTGGCACCAATGTTTTTAAGGGAATAGATTACATTTTCAATAGCAATTTCAGTCTTACTCTCTTATGCTTTAACTAAAGATTTGATGGAGCTCCAATCCCATAAAGGTGGTAcctgagcaggctgcaggaaCTCAGAACTGGCAGTGAGAAATGCTGGGAGGAGTTCAGGAGAGCTCTCAGTGGTGATTTAAAATAATCATTTGgagaaatgtgggaaaaaagAAGGTCTAATAACTCAAAACACACAGTAGGGCACTGAAGGACTGTTGCATCCCAGGTAATATATTTGATATTACTGATTTGGATAATATATTAGATAAAAACTGAAGCAGTTTTAGAGACTGAGTCCAGTTTTCTTGATgtttttaatacagaaattcttgatttttaaaggaatttacCTGCAAGTACAATGTATGCCAGCCCTCAGTATTTCACGtccaaattaaaataaattgaatttatttcaataaataGCAGTCCAAACAGCTGGAAGTGGCTCCCTTAACTTTTACTGGGACTTCTGGAGAGCAATGCCCACAGACCAAGCACAGTGGTTCTGATTTTTGTCTTTGATTTCAGGAATGCAGATACATGGAAAATGAAGGCAGAAAGGTGGACTGACATGTCTTGAAGAAACTGAGGCTGACACATTTTTCTGTTGGGAACTCTGACTGGTACAA
Proteins encoded:
- the WDR89 gene encoding WD repeat-containing protein 89; the encoded protein is MSAVEKVEQQLAGLRIARRCVPSEEPAYLLDIHTSRAAQPGASPLVAVSCSNESLRVYDGATLRLLREYGARGGVLAGVRFAHTSASLVFSACSQGTVKCWDVRSATQKPVQVFSGYPSNAFISFDVSCSDLIVCAGTEKVEKDTFLVFWDARGITDCASATKEPLGVYSESHNDDITKICFHPVEPNLVVSGSTDGLVNVFDINKDNEDDALISTCNSDSSVSSLGWAGEDYKQVYCMTHDEGFCWWDTAQLDTEEPITLLHVLDARESVSTENQGLHYLVGGFYHEKAGKLFLLGGTSTGDIHLLSCSTEGLSLVGTLRGGHSATVRSCCWSPTEESLLTGGEDAQLLLWKPGAVERSLTKKASLKISSSVQKRVRVHNTSLKSRKK